The following proteins are co-located in the Bacteroidales bacterium genome:
- a CDS encoding alpha-L-fucosidase, which produces MNQKRTILLILMAALLLAIGCQEKAKKQYEPTWESLKTHELPEWFDDAKLGIFIHWGIYSVPAYKNEWYPRFMYTEGHDIYQHHTKTYGPPWEFGYKDFLPDFTAENWDPDRWARLFKEAGARYVVPVAEHHDGFAMWDSELTEWDAMDKGPQRDIIGELGKAVRKQGMKYAPSYHRAQNWKYYEPSYELDQNCDTKDPQYTGIDGIYPEPHEPGAPQSKAFLENWEQRWKEIQRKYKPDFAWFDFGWGDTLFHPYMKRMMADYFNTAQKWGKEVAFNNKTIRNEPMAPPEVGDFIELDHLSMDSVNTRKWQCPTYMGGGSWAYNKVATPEDYKTTNQLIDEFVDIVSKNGNLLLNVGPKADGTIPGIMKDRLKSIGQWLEVNGEAIFDTDYWKTYGEDSIRYTRKGEQTVYAISMKWTEKEVVLNAFKDYKESQIESIYMLGLDDSVEWSMQKEGLIINHPQEKPCEHAYSFKIQIKQ; this is translated from the coding sequence ATGAACCAAAAACGCACCATCCTCCTGATCCTTATGGCAGCCTTGCTTCTTGCTATCGGCTGCCAGGAAAAAGCGAAAAAACAGTATGAACCGACGTGGGAATCGCTGAAGACACACGAATTACCGGAATGGTTCGACGATGCCAAGCTGGGGATCTTCATCCACTGGGGCATCTATTCGGTGCCCGCCTATAAGAATGAATGGTATCCCCGTTTTATGTACACCGAAGGGCATGACATCTATCAACACCATACCAAAACGTATGGTCCGCCCTGGGAATTCGGATACAAGGATTTTCTGCCCGATTTCACAGCGGAAAACTGGGATCCGGACCGGTGGGCCAGGCTTTTCAAGGAAGCAGGCGCCCGTTATGTGGTACCCGTGGCCGAACACCACGATGGATTTGCCATGTGGGACAGCGAGCTCACCGAATGGGATGCCATGGACAAAGGGCCTCAGCGGGATATCATTGGAGAGCTAGGCAAGGCAGTCCGTAAGCAAGGCATGAAATATGCCCCTTCCTACCATCGCGCCCAGAACTGGAAATACTACGAGCCCTCCTATGAGCTGGATCAAAATTGCGATACAAAAGACCCGCAATATACCGGGATTGACGGTATATATCCCGAACCCCACGAACCCGGAGCCCCGCAGAGCAAAGCTTTCCTGGAAAACTGGGAACAACGATGGAAAGAAATACAAAGAAAATACAAACCCGATTTTGCCTGGTTTGATTTCGGGTGGGGAGACACCCTGTTTCATCCCTATATGAAAAGAATGATGGCCGATTACTTCAATACAGCCCAAAAGTGGGGCAAAGAAGTGGCTTTCAACAACAAAACCATCCGTAACGAGCCGATGGCCCCACCCGAGGTCGGCGACTTCATTGAGCTGGATCACCTTTCCATGGATTCAGTCAACACAAGAAAATGGCAATGCCCCACCTACATGGGCGGAGGTTCCTGGGCCTACAACAAAGTGGCTACGCCGGAAGACTATAAAACAACCAACCAACTGATAGACGAATTCGTGGACATCGTCAGCAAAAACGGGAACCTGCTGCTGAACGTAGGACCGAAGGCCGATGGCACCATTCCGGGGATCATGAAGGACCGGCTGAAAAGCATCGGACAATGGCTGGAAGTAAACGGAGAGGCGATCTTCGACACCGACTACTGGAAAACCTATGGGGAGGACAGCATCCGCTATACCCGGAAAGGCGAGCAGACCGTCTATGCCATCTCTATGAAGTGGACGGAAAAAGAGGTCGTTCTGAATGCTTTTAAAGATTATAAAGAATCACAGATAGAATCGATCTACATGCTTGGGCTGGATGATTCGGTCGAATGGAGCATGCAGAAGGAAGGGCTGATCATTAATCATCCACAGGAAAAGCCCTGCGAGCATGCATATAGTTTTAAAATCCAAATAAAACAGTAA
- a CDS encoding aldo/keto reductase → MNPDKTIDPEKVPKRVLYNAQEIPAIGMGTFASENYTAEEVAGAVEEAIKMGYRHIDCAAVYGNEKEIGEVLNYLFREGVVERKELWITSKLWNDKHAEEDVIPACKQSIEDLQVGYLDLYLTHWPFPNAHPPGADIESRDPSAQPYIHENYMKTWRQMEKLVDQGLVRHIGTSNHTIAKMTRLLHDARIKPVANQMELHPHFQQPGLFRFLINNAIQPIGFSPLGSPKRPERDRTEKDTVDIEDPVIVQIAENHGIHPALVCLKWAVQRGQIPIPFSVKPEKLYSNLEAVTGDYLTEEEMTQIAGIDKNCRLIKGQVFLWKDNQSWEDLWDPHGMITPP, encoded by the coding sequence ATGAATCCAGACAAAACCATAGACCCGGAAAAAGTACCCAAAAGGGTATTATACAATGCACAGGAGATCCCCGCCATCGGGATGGGCACTTTTGCCTCTGAGAATTATACAGCCGAAGAAGTTGCCGGGGCTGTAGAAGAAGCCATTAAGATGGGTTACAGGCATATTGATTGTGCAGCGGTTTACGGCAACGAAAAAGAGATAGGTGAAGTGCTGAACTACCTTTTCAGGGAAGGGGTGGTAGAAAGGAAGGAACTCTGGATCACGTCTAAGTTATGGAACGACAAGCATGCAGAGGAGGATGTTATCCCGGCCTGCAAGCAGTCCATCGAAGACCTGCAGGTCGGCTACCTGGATCTGTACCTCACACACTGGCCGTTCCCTAACGCCCATCCGCCGGGAGCTGATATCGAATCCCGAGATCCCAGTGCCCAGCCTTACATTCATGAAAATTACATGAAAACCTGGCGACAGATGGAAAAGCTGGTCGATCAGGGACTGGTCAGGCACATTGGTACATCGAACCATACCATCGCGAAGATGACCCGGCTTCTGCATGATGCAAGGATCAAACCGGTGGCCAATCAAATGGAGCTCCATCCACACTTTCAGCAACCCGGGCTCTTCAGGTTTTTGATCAACAACGCCATTCAACCCATTGGATTCAGCCCCTTAGGTTCACCCAAACGGCCTGAAAGGGACCGGACGGAAAAAGATACCGTGGATATTGAAGACCCGGTAATTGTTCAGATCGCAGAAAATCACGGGATACACCCGGCACTGGTCTGCCTTAAATGGGCGGTACAACGGGGACAAATACCCATACCCTTCTCTGTAAAACCCGAAAAGTTATACAGCAACCTGGAGGCTGTCACCGGAGATTATCTTACTGAGGAGGAAATGACACAAATTGCCGGCATCGACAAGAACTGCCGACTGATCAAAGGGCAGGTATTCCTTTGGAAAGACAATCAGAGCTGGGAAGATCTATGGGATCCACACGGAATGATTACGCCACCTTAG